In one Vulgatibacter incomptus genomic region, the following are encoded:
- a CDS encoding MotA/TolQ/ExbB proton channel family protein gives MLELIKSGEPFLFANMLVLLLGIALSAQRFHSLWMKYGGNVHDMLQQVIGFVEAGSYAKAIQVCSSKDHPLHAIFKAAISRANRSEREIRRAVEAAATEVIPKVRKGTAYMPQLSNMATLLGLIGTIRGLIESFSGVSEGDAAARQAALSKGISIAFYNTYFGLVVAVVLIAAYMMILGRQNKVIAQMELGSARLVDTLLLRQALTHEDKAA, from the coding sequence ATGCTCGAGCTGATCAAGTCCGGCGAACCGTTCCTGTTCGCGAACATGCTGGTGCTGCTGCTGGGCATCGCCCTTTCCGCCCAGCGCTTCCACAGCCTCTGGATGAAGTACGGCGGCAACGTCCACGACATGCTCCAGCAGGTGATCGGCTTCGTTGAGGCCGGCAGCTACGCCAAGGCGATTCAGGTCTGCAGCTCGAAGGATCACCCGCTCCACGCGATCTTCAAGGCTGCGATCTCCCGAGCCAACCGCTCGGAGCGCGAGATCCGCCGCGCCGTGGAGGCCGCAGCCACCGAGGTGATCCCCAAGGTGCGCAAGGGCACGGCCTACATGCCCCAGCTCTCGAACATGGCCACGCTCCTCGGCCTCATCGGGACGATCCGCGGTCTGATCGAGTCCTTCAGCGGCGTGTCCGAGGGCGACGCCGCGGCGCGCCAGGCGGCGCTCTCGAAGGGCATCTCGATCGCCTTCTACAACACCTACTTCGGCCTCGTGGTCGCCGTGGTGCTCATCGCCGCCTACATGATGATCCTGGGCCGGCAGAACAAGGTGATCGCGCAGATGGAGCTCGGCTCCGCCCGTCTGGTGGACACGCTCCTGCTGCGGCAGGCGCTCACCCACGAAGACAAGGCCGCCTGA
- a CDS encoding thrombospondin type 3 repeat-containing protein, whose amino-acid sequence MTLSRALFVLGLCVLNLGLAAGCTDAALYGQAPQLEPNEVELKGSLCTSDPAELGFPVKVLLLVDTSVSDADYVAQRGASIERLVRTNAGPNTSFGVIRYSSRASGTGSSSSRPPCSLLNLTQDGFTRDLDDAVLGVQCTNPNANGRDWAEALSLAHSVITGDVLRTKIGTRSRTKYVVVLMTNGAPTVSLRQEWCGSRRPALTGDVCKSRYEEAFCSGMVPTPPDCERSQYAKLVGDLREFADRSGVQEIHFHAVYQRDPETAERAPSVDDAKAIALLGEMTRVGGGSIYRFPGPGLCADGSGGVGCLFSSVNLRSTEAVFRRRELIVSNRNAHAGPDGVEVDSDGDGLPDRVELEIGTSPTNRDTDGDHLSDLVEHLLRSEGLDPLRNELTDPNGNWPKECPLPGSGNPSAFPPDRDSDGDGLTDCEEALLRSEGTLFDSDGDGIPDFLELVYGTNLIANDALDDPDADGIANVDEYRMHRDPMSRDRRPELGYRMEVKNERQTSVVSASQPWAITGVTLLGVSDDTPQGRATVFWEPPADPTQPISKKNPGSLSWRAPEDVAGTGMDRGRGEAVLVTGDGRYLLRSAAATDDAPLQVEAEVYAELLPFQATRDDVLLRRSERMCFDFSVRNVRLLPTLALDDGTEAGTNFIDLFLSEVPSNHPDGVGIMRVATFPVRYDANAKKGREVVVEQRDLLLFGD is encoded by the coding sequence ATGACTCTGTCGCGCGCCCTCTTCGTTCTCGGCCTCTGCGTGCTGAACCTCGGTCTCGCCGCCGGCTGCACCGACGCCGCGCTCTACGGCCAGGCGCCCCAGCTGGAGCCCAACGAGGTCGAGCTGAAGGGGAGCCTCTGCACCTCGGATCCGGCGGAGCTGGGCTTCCCGGTGAAGGTGCTCCTCCTCGTGGACACCTCGGTGTCGGACGCGGACTACGTGGCCCAGCGCGGCGCTTCGATCGAGCGGCTGGTCCGCACGAACGCTGGGCCGAACACGAGCTTCGGCGTGATCCGCTACTCGAGCCGGGCCAGCGGGACGGGGAGCTCGTCGAGCCGGCCGCCGTGCTCGCTCCTGAACCTGACACAAGACGGCTTCACGCGGGACCTCGATGACGCGGTCCTCGGCGTGCAGTGCACCAACCCGAACGCGAACGGCCGCGACTGGGCAGAGGCCCTCTCCCTCGCCCACAGCGTGATCACGGGAGACGTCCTCCGGACGAAGATCGGGACGCGCTCGCGTACCAAGTACGTCGTGGTGCTGATGACCAACGGCGCGCCCACGGTATCGCTGCGCCAGGAGTGGTGCGGCAGCCGGCGTCCGGCGCTGACCGGGGACGTCTGCAAGAGCCGCTACGAGGAGGCCTTCTGCTCGGGCATGGTGCCCACGCCTCCGGATTGCGAGCGGTCGCAGTACGCGAAGCTCGTCGGCGACCTGCGGGAGTTCGCGGATCGGAGCGGTGTCCAGGAGATCCACTTCCACGCCGTCTACCAGCGGGATCCCGAGACGGCGGAGCGCGCCCCGAGCGTCGACGACGCCAAAGCGATCGCGCTGCTGGGCGAGATGACCCGGGTGGGCGGCGGCTCGATCTACCGCTTCCCCGGGCCCGGCCTCTGCGCCGACGGCAGCGGCGGCGTGGGCTGCCTCTTCTCGTCGGTGAACCTGCGCAGCACCGAGGCGGTCTTCCGCCGCCGCGAGCTCATCGTCTCGAACCGCAACGCCCACGCGGGGCCCGACGGCGTCGAGGTCGACAGCGACGGCGACGGCCTCCCCGATCGGGTCGAGCTCGAGATCGGCACCTCGCCGACCAACCGCGACACCGACGGCGACCACCTCTCGGATTTGGTGGAGCACCTGCTGCGCTCCGAGGGCCTCGACCCGCTGCGCAACGAGCTCACGGATCCGAACGGCAACTGGCCCAAGGAGTGCCCGCTGCCGGGGAGCGGAAACCCCAGCGCCTTCCCGCCCGATCGGGACAGCGACGGCGACGGTCTCACGGATTGTGAAGAGGCCCTGCTGCGGAGCGAGGGCACCCTCTTCGACAGCGACGGCGACGGGATCCCCGACTTCCTCGAGCTGGTCTACGGCACCAACCTGATCGCCAACGACGCCCTGGACGACCCGGACGCGGACGGCATCGCGAACGTGGACGAGTACCGGATGCACCGCGATCCGATGTCGCGGGACCGCCGTCCCGAGCTGGGCTATCGGATGGAGGTGAAGAACGAGCGGCAGACCTCGGTGGTCTCGGCCTCGCAGCCTTGGGCCATCACCGGCGTCACCCTCCTCGGCGTCTCCGACGACACGCCGCAGGGGAGGGCGACCGTCTTCTGGGAGCCGCCCGCCGATCCCACCCAGCCCATCTCGAAGAAGAACCCCGGCAGCCTCTCCTGGCGCGCTCCCGAGGACGTCGCTGGCACCGGCATGGATCGCGGCCGCGGCGAGGCGGTGCTCGTCACCGGTGACGGCCGCTACCTGCTGCGCTCCGCCGCCGCAACCGACGACGCGCCCCTGCAGGTGGAGGCGGAGGTCTACGCCGAGCTCCTGCCCTTCCAGGCCACCCGGGACGACGTGCTCCTGCGCCGCAGCGAGCGCATGTGCTTCGACTTCTCCGTGCGCAACGTCCGCCTGCTCCCGACCCTCGCCCTCGACGACGGCACCGAGGCGGGGACGAACTTCATCGACCTCTTCCTCTCGGAGGTGCCGAGCAACCACCCCGACGGCGTCGGCATCATGCGCGTCGCGACCTTCCCGGTGCGCTACGACGCCAACGCGAAGAAGGGCCGCGAGGTGGTGGTCGAGCAGCGAGATCTGCTGCTCTTCGGGGATTGA